The genomic DNA TCTTATCCTCCAGAACGGCAAGTATATGGCGCTCTCAGTATTTCCTCCATCGGAGACGACCCCGAAGTCTATCCTCCTCAGGTCTTGCCCGAAGATCCCCCACACAGAATCACAATTGCTGCAATGGAGCGCCCAGCTTTCCCTCTCGCCCGCAAGAGTCCACCCGCAATTGGGACATAAGGTAGGAAGAAACTTTATCCTCCAATCCGGCCTCTCTTCAAAGGAGAAACGCTCATCGTCGGCCACATTCCCGGCATCCGTCGCAATGGGTCTATCGAGGATCGCGTCATAAATGACATTATTATGAATAAAAATCGGGGAGTAAACCAGGCTTCCTACTTCACCGATGAACGCCCTGTGAAACTCGGTGCATGTCTGCGCCAGGTCATCAGCCAACATCTCCGGCCGGTTCATCCCTGAGAAGAACTGTTCGAATGAGAGATGCGGTCTTAGGAATCTTGCGTCCTCCATAGCCGCGGCAAATTTTAGTTTCAGGGCCTGCGGCCGGAGACCGAGGGAGACGGGCAACGATGTATCATTCAAGGCCAAAAGAGTGGTATCGACTACTCTCTGGCACACCCGGTATGGCTCACAGGAAAAAAGCATCCCCCGGAAGCGCCAGTACGGCACAAAAATGACATCCTTTCCGGCGGATGGGGCAGGGGACAAACAGTATCTGAAATGACCATGGGGGAGCAGGTATAATTTCACCCGACAAAAAGAACAGGAGAAAATCCGGTCAGTCTCCTCCAGGGTGGCAGGGGCCCCGCACTGCGGGCATTGGTGTGCGATTTTCAGCAATTCTTAGGGCTTTCTACAGTTTTTCACCGCACTGATTGCAGTAGATGGAATCGGGCAAATTTTCTGTCGCACAATGACGGCATTTCCGGGGGACAGGCTTCTGTTCCGCCGGCCTTCCACAGCGCGGGCAGAACCTGGCGTGGGGAGGCAGGTTTTTGCCGCACCCCGCACACTGCTGGAAAACGAGTAACTGGTGACCGCAGGAAGGACAGAATTTTGCGTCGCCGGCCACGGAGTTCCGGCAATCAGGACATTTAAAGGCATCCTGCTCCTTTTGGGCCTGTCCGTTTCTCAGAATATCCGCGAACATGCCCGGCATAATGAAACCGAGACCCATCCCCAGACCCGCTCCTGCCTCGCCTTGTGACGTCGCTGCGCTTTCCATCGCCATGGCCGCCTTCATCTTTAATAGCTGGTTCAAGTCGTCGAACACGCCCAGCCGGCTTTTATCGTCTATGGCCTGTTGGACCTCCGGCGGCGGGGTAATAGAATTGATATAAAGATCTGAAAGCCCAAGGCCGTAGTGGCTCAAATCCTGCTGCAAACGTCTTTTGAGCCCTTCCGATATGGAATCGTATTGTCCAGGCAGCTTAAGCATGGAATCAAGATTCTCTCCCAGGTAATCATTAAAGCGTGAAACGATTACCCGGCTCAGATATTCTTCGATTTCTTCGGTGGTATAAATGTGCTGGGTTCCTACCAGGGTATTGATAAAAAGGACGGGCTGGATGACCCTGATATTAAAGACCCCGAAGGCCCGGAGGCGAATCAATCCCAACTCGGAATCCTTGAAGGCTACCGGATCCCTTGTTCCCCACTTCAGGTTTGGAAAGACCTTCAGGTTTACGAAATAGACCTCGGCCCTGAGCGGGCTTGTCAAACCCCAGGGCAGGCTCAGCACCTTGGTGATGATAGGAATATTACCGGTAGCGAGTGTATGCCGACCTGGCCGAAATGCATCGTAGGCCTTCCCGTTATAGAAGAAAACGGCGGATTGGCTCTCTCTTACAATGAGTTGGGCCCCATATTTTATTTCTCCGGAGCCCTTCTCGGGAATCCTGTGGACCATTGCCTTGCCGGTTTCGTCAAACCACTCGATAACCTCTAAAAATATAATGTTGTCTGTCCCCACAGTCGTAATCCTTTCCGTTGCCAGTCTTCTTCTTTCTTTCGTCATTATGGCGATGAAGCTTTAACCCGAAGTTTGCGGATTAATCTCTTGACCATGACTGCCCGCCCGAATGACGGTAACAGTTCTCAACCTCTGATACGCCCGGGACACAAAAAAGGGCAGGATGTACTTCTTTGTGGACTTTCCCCACATTTTTATGGAAGCCATTGTTCCTGAGTGTAACTTGCTGAAGCAGTGGGGCACCCTTCGAGGGCGAGCAGGAAGGGGAAAGCCAGCCCTTTAGAGGCTGGAAGGGGTAAACCTTCCCCACCTGCGAGTCCCGAAAGGGTCACTGCGCAAGCCGTGAAGCGAAGGAATGACGGCTTACATTTCTAAAATACAAAAATTGGATAAAAATCAACACGTTGGCATAATCTGTTGAGATTTTTGGGGAAAGTCCTGGTCCTTCTTTCGCTTTACAGGAATATAAGTCTATGATAAGAAGCCCTATGCTTCGTCAGACCAGACTGGCCGCCCTTAGAATTTCTCCCATCCGATCAGGAAACGTTTGGCAGCTCACCGGACCTATCCCGACTTAATTCCTATCCAGTAAAAAGGAATCAACCCTTGAATCGAATACTGAACATATTCAATCGCCTGTTTGTTCTCTGGATTATCCTGGCCGGAATTGCTGCCTTCTATTTTCCGGCCATCTTCATCCCATTAAAAAAACATATGGAATTATTCTTTGCCATAACCATGTTCGGCATCGGAATGGTCTTAAAACCCATAGACTTCATAAATATCTTTAAAAACATCAAGGTAGTGGTGATTGGCACGGCTGCTCAATTTACGATCATGCCACTATCGGCCTTTTTCGTTGCCAGGCTTTTTTCATTATCAAAAGAGTTTTCCCTGGGCCTGATTTTGACCGGATCAGCGCCGGGTGCCATGGCCAGTAACGTACTGAGCTATCTCGCCGGTGCCGATGTCGCCTATTCGGTATCGTTGACCACTGTATCCACCCTCCTGGCGCCGGTACTTACCCCACTTTTAACCCTGCTGTTAGCCCATACCATACTGGAAATCCCCTTTTGGGACATGTTTGTCAGCGTCTTTAACATGGTTGTTATTCCACTGCTTCTGGGCATAACCGTAAAAAGCATTTTCTCTGACAAAGTGGAGCACCTCTCCAAAGTCTTCCCCGCGATTTCCACCACATTCATAGCCTTTATCTGCGCGCTGGTCATAGCCCTTAATAAGGAATACCTTATGAAAGTAAACGCCTGGATTTTTATGGCGGCGATTCTGTTAAATCTCCTGGGGCTGTTCCTGGGCTACATGACGGGGAAGACATTTGGTTTTGATATCCTGAAAAAACGGGCCCTATCCATTGAAGTCGGCATGCAAAATGCCGGTCTGGGCAGCGTGCTGGCCTTGAAACATTTTAATGAGAAAGTGGCCCTGCCCGCGGTCGTTTTTATTTTTATCTGTATATTCAGCACCTCCTTTCTGGTGCAAATCTGGTCCAGTACGAAAAAGCCGGGCTGAACATGCATAGCGAGCGCATTCCCCGCTGCTTGCAGCGTGGGCACTCTTTCGAAATTTCATGCCCCATCTTATCAGAAACCCCCTCGTCTGGATAGCCGCTACATCTCCAGACAGGAGTCTGGAGTTTTATGCGGCTGAATAAAGAATACGCTCCAAAACTACTAGAAGCAGTAACTTCGGGGAATGCCGGTCTTCTTCTAACTATTCAGTTTTCTTATTCTTCGAATTTCCCTGACTCAGAAAGATACAAGTATCAGGTTGGACATAAAATCAGTATTGACGAAGCTAAAATACTTTCAAAAACATATAAATAGCGTAGTAAATGGGGACGCCCTCTACTTTTCCAGTTTACGAAAGATCATTATTTTTCAAGGTGTTTAAAAGACGCTCCTACAGATATTTCTTGAATTACCCCGCAAAATTACCTAAAATTCATTAAAAGAAGCACGTAAGCATAAAAAATAATGTTAGCCCGGAATTTCCTTCCTATTCCCTTCACATATTTCTGCTTTTGGTTTAAGATACCGATTAACTGTAAGTATAGGAGAATGCAATGTCAATACAGACCATAGACGTAAGGAAGGCACCGCCAGACTTAAAAGGCTTACTATCACTTGTGGCTGAAGGAACCGAGGTTGTACTCACGGAAGGCGATACACCGCTTGCTCGTTTAGTGCCCATCGGGAAGCGTGTGGCGGGACTCCACTCTGGTGCAATCTGGATAAGTGAAGATTTCGATGAGCCCCTACCAGACGAGTTTTGGATGGGAAATACATGAGGTTACTACTTGACACACATGTCTTTATCTGGTGGGACAGCGCGGCGAAGCTCTCGCCACGGGTTTTAGCTCTATGCCAAGATCGGGAAAACACTCTGCTGCTCAGCGTAGTAAGCGCATGGGAGATTCAGGTTAAGCTACAGCTTGGCAGGCTCAAGCTACACATGCCCTTATCCGACCTGATAGAAGGTCAGCGGGAGACCAATGCGCTCGAGGTTT from Desulfovibrionales bacterium includes the following:
- a CDS encoding bile acid:sodium symporter family protein, whose translation is MNRILNIFNRLFVLWIILAGIAAFYFPAIFIPLKKHMELFFAITMFGIGMVLKPIDFINIFKNIKVVVIGTAAQFTIMPLSAFFVARLFSLSKEFSLGLILTGSAPGAMASNVLSYLAGADVAYSVSLTTVSTLLAPVLTPLLTLLLAHTILEIPFWDMFVSVFNMVVIPLLLGITVKSIFSDKVEHLSKVFPAISTTFIAFICALVIALNKEYLMKVNAWIFMAAILLNLLGLFLGYMTGKTFGFDILKKRALSIEVGMQNAGLGSVLALKHFNEKVALPAVVFIFICIFSTSFLVQIWSSTKKPG
- a CDS encoding type II toxin-antitoxin system VapC family toxin encodes the protein MRLLLDTHVFIWWDSAAKLSPRVLALCQDRENTLLLSVVSAWEIQVKLQLGRLKLHMPLSDLIEGQRETNALEVLPIVLDHVLALDALPVHHKDPFDRLLLAQSAVEDVVLVSKDSVFTNYPVKVIW
- a CDS encoding type II toxin-antitoxin system Phd/YefM family antitoxin, coding for MSIQTIDVRKAPPDLKGLLSLVAEGTEVVLTEGDTPLARLVPIGKRVAGLHSGAIWISEDFDEPLPDEFWMGNT
- a CDS encoding SPFH domain-containing protein → MTKERRRLATERITTVGTDNIIFLEVIEWFDETGKAMVHRIPEKGSGEIKYGAQLIVRESQSAVFFYNGKAYDAFRPGRHTLATGNIPIITKVLSLPWGLTSPLRAEVYFVNLKVFPNLKWGTRDPVAFKDSELGLIRLRAFGVFNIRVIQPVLFINTLVGTQHIYTTEEIEEYLSRVIVSRFNDYLGENLDSMLKLPGQYDSISEGLKRRLQQDLSHYGLGLSDLYINSITPPPEVQQAIDDKSRLGVFDDLNQLLKMKAAMAMESAATSQGEAGAGLGMGLGFIMPGMFADILRNGQAQKEQDAFKCPDCRNSVAGDAKFCPSCGHQLLVFQQCAGCGKNLPPHARFCPRCGRPAEQKPVPRKCRHCATENLPDSIYCNQCGEKL